The proteins below are encoded in one region of Ornithinimicrobium avium:
- a CDS encoding glutamine synthetase family protein, whose translation MNRQQEYVLRTIEERDLRFVRLWFTDLLGTLKSVAVAPAELEQAFTEGIGFDGSVIEGFTRVYEADMVVQPDADTFQVLPWRERTARMFCDIHMPDGTPAQTDSRHILRRALDSAAQEGFTFYTHPEIEFYLFKEPYDPTVGPVPVDQAGYFDHVARGDGHDFRRAAIEMLEQMGISVEFSHHEGGPGQQEIDLRYADALSMADNIMTFRTVVREVALQERAFATFMPKPLAQHPGSGMHTHLSLFEGDTNAFYEPGAPYELSQTGRRFMAGVLAHSREISAVTNQWVNSYKRLWGGGEAPAYVCWGHNNRSALARVPMYSIGKGHSRRVEVRSIDAACNPYLTYAVVLASGLRGIREGYDLPVEAEDDVWALTDAERRALGIDPLPQSLGEAVAVMEGSDLVAEVLGEQVFDFYLRNKWQEWGDYRSQVTRFELDRYLLRL comes from the coding sequence ATGAACCGCCAGCAGGAGTACGTCCTCCGCACCATCGAGGAGAGGGACCTGCGCTTCGTCCGGCTGTGGTTCACCGACCTCCTGGGCACCCTGAAGTCGGTGGCGGTCGCCCCGGCCGAGCTGGAGCAGGCGTTCACCGAGGGCATCGGCTTCGACGGCAGCGTCATCGAGGGCTTCACCCGCGTCTACGAGGCGGACATGGTCGTCCAGCCCGACGCGGACACCTTCCAGGTGCTGCCCTGGCGCGAGCGCACCGCGCGGATGTTCTGCGACATCCACATGCCCGACGGGACGCCGGCGCAGACCGACTCCCGGCACATCCTGCGGCGCGCGCTGGACTCGGCGGCCCAGGAGGGCTTCACCTTCTACACCCACCCCGAGATCGAGTTCTACCTGTTCAAGGAGCCCTACGACCCGACCGTGGGGCCGGTCCCGGTGGACCAGGCCGGCTACTTCGACCACGTGGCCCGCGGCGACGGCCACGACTTCCGGCGGGCGGCCATCGAGATGCTGGAGCAGATGGGCATCTCGGTGGAGTTCAGCCACCACGAGGGCGGGCCGGGGCAGCAGGAGATCGACCTGCGCTACGCCGACGCGCTGTCGATGGCGGACAACATCATGACCTTCCGCACGGTCGTGCGCGAGGTCGCGCTGCAGGAGCGCGCCTTCGCCACCTTCATGCCCAAGCCGCTGGCCCAGCACCCCGGCTCCGGCATGCACACCCACCTCTCGCTCTTCGAGGGCGACACCAACGCCTTCTACGAGCCGGGGGCCCCCTACGAGCTGTCCCAGACCGGGCGCCGCTTCATGGCCGGCGTGCTCGCGCACAGCCGCGAGATCAGCGCGGTCACCAACCAGTGGGTCAACTCCTACAAGCGGCTGTGGGGCGGGGGCGAGGCGCCGGCCTACGTCTGCTGGGGGCACAACAACCGGTCCGCGCTGGCCCGGGTGCCGATGTACTCCATCGGCAAGGGCCACTCCCGGCGTGTCGAGGTCCGCTCGATCGACGCCGCCTGCAACCCCTACCTCACCTACGCGGTCGTGCTGGCCTCGGGGCTGCGCGGGATCCGCGAGGGCTACGACCTGCCGGTCGAGGCCGAGGACGACGTGTGGGCGCTCACCGACGCCGAGCGCCGGGCGCTGGGCATCGACCCCCTCCCGCAGAGCCTCGGGGAGGCGGTCGCGGTGATGGAGGGCTCGGACCTGGTCGCCGAGGTGCTCGGGGAGCAGGTGTTCGACTTCTACCTGCGCAACAAGTGGCAGGAGTGGGGCGACTACCGCTCGCAGGTCACCCGCTTCGAGCTCGACCGCTACCTGCTCCGCCTCTAG
- the map gene encoding type I methionyl aminopeptidase, whose product MSTTAPLARGTVSPRRPVPASISRPEYVDRPAPAPFTGSEIKDAETVERIRVASRVAAQALQVCGQLVRPGVTTDEIDRVGHEFLLDHGAYPSTLGYRGYPKSLCTSVNEVVCHGIPDDRELQDGDICNIDVTAYLGGVHGDNNATFLCGDVAEETRLLVERTHEALLRGIRAARPGREINVIGRVIESYARRFGYGVVRDFTGHGVGEAFHSGLVVPHYDAAPAYDTLIEPGMTFTIEPMLNLGTHEWVEWDDGWTVLTADGRPSAQFEHTILITDSGAEILTLP is encoded by the coding sequence ATGTCGACCACCGCACCTCTCGCCCGGGGGACCGTGAGCCCGCGCCGTCCCGTGCCCGCCTCGATCTCCCGGCCGGAGTACGTCGACCGCCCCGCGCCCGCGCCCTTCACCGGGTCGGAGATCAAGGACGCCGAGACGGTCGAGCGCATCAGGGTGGCCTCCCGGGTGGCGGCCCAGGCGCTGCAGGTCTGCGGACAGCTGGTGCGTCCGGGCGTGACCACCGACGAGATCGACCGGGTCGGGCACGAGTTCCTCCTCGACCACGGCGCCTACCCCTCGACGCTGGGCTACCGCGGCTACCCCAAGTCGCTGTGCACCTCGGTCAACGAGGTGGTCTGCCACGGCATCCCCGACGACCGGGAGCTGCAGGACGGCGACATCTGCAACATCGACGTCACCGCCTACCTCGGTGGCGTGCACGGCGACAACAACGCCACCTTCCTGTGCGGCGACGTCGCCGAGGAGACCAGGCTGCTGGTGGAGCGGACGCACGAGGCGCTCCTGCGAGGGATCCGCGCGGCACGTCCGGGCCGGGAGATCAACGTCATCGGGCGGGTCATCGAGAGCTACGCGCGGCGCTTCGGCTACGGCGTGGTGCGCGACTTCACCGGTCACGGCGTCGGTGAGGCCTTCCACTCCGGGCTGGTCGTCCCCCACTACGACGCCGCCCCCGCCTACGACACGCTCATCGAGCCCGGCATGACCTTCACCATCGAGCCGATGCTCAACCTGGGCACCCACGAATGGGTCGAGTGGGACGACGGGTGGACCGTCCTGACCGCCGACGGACGCCCGTCGGCGCAGTTCGAGCACACGATCCTCATCACCGACTCCGGCGCCGAGATCCTCACCCTGCCCTGA
- a CDS encoding methionine aminopeptidase has protein sequence MAAQYWFNTRTRQVEAGDDPERARSNDLLGPYDTQEEASRALEIAAARTEAWDEEERADDEWRTGDPQASDWDSNPLND, from the coding sequence ATGGCCGCGCAGTACTGGTTCAACACCCGCACCCGCCAGGTCGAGGCGGGCGACGACCCCGAGCGGGCCCGCAGCAACGACCTGCTCGGTCCCTACGACACCCAGGAGGAGGCCTCGCGCGCGCTGGAGATCGCGGCCGCACGCACGGAGGCCTGGGACGAGGAGGAGCGCGCCGACGACGAGTGGCGCACCGGAGACCCGCAGGCCTCGGACTGGGACAGCAACCCGCTCAACGACTGA
- a CDS encoding MGMT family protein has product MDEVLVERVLRAVEQVPPGRVVSYGDLAALVGTGPRQVGAVMRHWGAEVTWWRVTSHAGDLRADLLARARPHWDQEGIEVRPDGRGCPIAVYRADLVRLGADYAGAVADLEDAGSGTRSPAPEDHAGDAAGWAT; this is encoded by the coding sequence ATGGACGAGGTCCTCGTGGAGCGCGTCCTGCGCGCCGTGGAGCAGGTGCCGCCGGGCCGGGTGGTCTCCTACGGCGACCTCGCCGCGCTGGTGGGCACCGGTCCGCGGCAGGTCGGCGCGGTGATGCGCCACTGGGGCGCCGAGGTCACCTGGTGGCGGGTCACCAGCCACGCGGGGGACCTGCGCGCCGACCTGCTCGCCCGGGCGCGGCCGCACTGGGACCAGGAGGGCATCGAGGTCAGGCCGGACGGGCGGGGCTGCCCGATCGCGGTCTACCGGGCCGACCTGGTCCGGCTGGGAGCCGACTACGCCGGTGCGGTGGCCGACCTCGAGGACGCAGGGTCGGGGACACGCTCGCCCGCACCGGAGGACCATGCCGGTGATGCGGCAGGATGGGCGACATGA
- a CDS encoding bifunctional [glutamine synthetase] adenylyltransferase/[glutamine synthetase]-adenylyl-L-tyrosine phosphorylase, translated as MSQDPRGAHPGRSTGGGGRAGGGTGRLVRAGLTDTGRAAGHLQEVEARAGDLDTVSLLADLGLVADPDGALLMLVRLLDPSATGRDGRPAAAHVLPVLRGGGDPRRRLLALLGGSVALGDHLLRHPEHVGVVAEGRPPEPEQVVEAVRGHSGREGAEALRVAYRRELLRVATADLTSEDPVALMPQVGAALADLAAAALRGALLLARADTEGEETCDLAVVAMGKTGGRELNYVSDVDVIFLAAPRDDHEEEAALGVGAALASAVIRICGQSTAEGALWQVDAALRPEGRRGPLVRSLESHKEYYRRWAKTWEFQALLKARHVAGEEHLTQEWLDVVRPMVWDASGREHFVDDVQAMRRRVEDNVRAEEADRQLKLGPGGLRDIEFSVQLLQLVHGRADDELRSGTTLEALAALRDGGYVGRDDARVLDEAYRLLRCLEHRVQLHRMRRTHLMPTAPAELRQLGRAMGERGDAQTAVVQRWRAVQRDVRRLHERLFYRPLLSAVARLSTEEARLSPEAARARLAALGFRDPAGAMRHIGSLTDGLSRRATIQRHLLPVMLSWFADGADPDAGLLAFRQISDALGTTHWYLGMLRDEGSAAQRLAGVLASSRYAVDLLLRSPGTVSVLGDQTGQGPPDRAALVTRMSAAAERQERAEEAFLAVRGVRARELVRVVLGHLVGGWTDDQVRAALTDLTEAYLEAALRVARARVLARREEEPAAVVVVVGMGRLGGREMGYASDADVMYVYDPLPGATPELAGEQAADVLGELRRGLAGSEGPDPVLELDADLRPEGRSGPLVRSLEAYRAYYARWSAGWESQALLRARPVAGDEALAAAFTELVEPLRWPEDGISDHAVHEIRRLKARVEAERLPRGADPRTHLKLGRGGLSDVEWVVQLLQLQHAHALPALQTTSTLQALAGLVDAGLVRAEDATQLEHAWRLASRIRGAGVVWRGRAVDSVPSSLRDAEGVSRVMGRPPGRGTDLAEEWRRAGRHARAVVERLFYGEAGALPTRATEPAVRGRQRLPGRAAGFRRAATGPPPSPRRFPRPRPGDGPARPS; from the coding sequence GTGAGCCAGGACCCCCGGGGCGCGCACCCCGGGCGCAGCACGGGTGGGGGCGGCCGCGCCGGCGGCGGGACCGGACGGCTGGTCCGGGCCGGGCTGACCGACACCGGCCGGGCGGCGGGGCACCTGCAGGAGGTGGAGGCCCGCGCGGGCGACCTGGACACGGTCTCGCTGCTCGCCGACCTGGGCCTGGTCGCCGACCCGGACGGTGCGCTGCTCATGCTCGTGCGCCTGCTCGACCCGTCCGCGACCGGGCGCGACGGACGGCCCGCGGCCGCGCACGTGCTCCCGGTGCTGCGCGGCGGTGGCGACCCCCGCCGCCGGCTGCTCGCCCTGCTCGGCGGATCGGTCGCCCTCGGTGACCACCTGCTGCGCCACCCGGAGCACGTCGGCGTGGTGGCCGAGGGGCGCCCGCCCGAGCCGGAGCAGGTGGTCGAGGCGGTCCGCGGGCACAGCGGCCGCGAGGGCGCGGAGGCGCTGCGCGTCGCCTACCGGCGCGAGCTGCTGCGCGTGGCCACGGCCGATCTGACCAGCGAGGACCCGGTCGCGCTCATGCCGCAGGTGGGAGCGGCCCTGGCAGACCTGGCCGCGGCCGCGCTGCGGGGTGCGCTGCTCCTGGCGCGGGCCGACACTGAAGGGGAGGAGACGTGCGACCTGGCCGTGGTCGCCATGGGCAAGACCGGCGGCCGGGAGCTCAACTACGTCAGCGACGTCGACGTGATCTTCCTCGCGGCGCCGCGCGACGACCACGAGGAGGAGGCCGCGCTGGGCGTCGGGGCCGCGCTGGCCAGCGCGGTCATCCGGATCTGCGGGCAGAGCACCGCCGAAGGGGCGCTGTGGCAGGTGGACGCCGCGCTGCGGCCCGAGGGCAGGCGTGGCCCGCTGGTGCGCAGCCTGGAGTCGCACAAGGAGTACTACCGCCGCTGGGCCAAGACCTGGGAGTTCCAGGCGCTGCTCAAGGCGCGGCACGTGGCGGGGGAGGAGCACCTGACCCAGGAGTGGCTGGACGTCGTGCGCCCCATGGTGTGGGACGCGTCCGGGCGAGAGCACTTCGTCGACGACGTCCAGGCGATGCGCCGCCGGGTCGAGGACAACGTCCGCGCCGAGGAGGCCGACCGCCAGCTCAAGCTGGGACCCGGCGGGCTGCGCGACATCGAGTTCAGCGTGCAGCTGCTCCAGCTCGTGCACGGCCGGGCCGACGACGAGCTGCGCTCGGGCACCACCCTGGAGGCACTGGCCGCGCTGCGCGACGGCGGCTACGTCGGCCGCGACGACGCCAGGGTGCTGGACGAGGCCTACCGGCTGCTGCGCTGCCTGGAGCACCGGGTCCAGCTGCACCGCATGCGCCGCACCCACCTGATGCCCACCGCTCCTGCCGAGCTGCGCCAGCTCGGGCGGGCCATGGGGGAGCGCGGCGACGCGCAGACCGCGGTGGTGCAGCGCTGGCGCGCGGTCCAGCGGGACGTGCGGCGCCTGCACGAGCGGCTCTTCTACCGCCCGCTGCTCAGTGCCGTCGCGCGGCTGTCGACGGAGGAGGCGCGGTTGTCGCCGGAGGCGGCGCGTGCCCGTCTGGCCGCGCTGGGCTTCCGCGACCCGGCCGGCGCCATGCGGCACATCGGCTCCCTCACCGACGGCCTCAGCCGCCGGGCCACGATCCAGCGCCACCTGCTGCCGGTCATGCTCTCCTGGTTCGCCGACGGCGCGGACCCGGACGCCGGCCTGCTCGCCTTCCGCCAGATCAGCGACGCCCTGGGCACCACGCACTGGTACCTCGGCATGCTCCGCGACGAGGGCAGCGCCGCCCAGCGGCTCGCCGGTGTCCTCGCCTCGAGCCGGTATGCCGTGGACCTCCTCCTGCGCTCGCCGGGGACGGTGTCGGTGCTGGGCGACCAGACCGGCCAGGGACCCCCGGACCGGGCCGCCCTCGTCACCCGGATGTCGGCCGCCGCCGAGCGGCAGGAGCGGGCCGAGGAGGCCTTCCTCGCGGTGCGCGGGGTCCGGGCCCGCGAGCTGGTCAGGGTCGTGCTGGGCCACCTTGTCGGGGGCTGGACCGATGACCAGGTGCGCGCCGCGCTGACCGACCTCACCGAGGCCTATCTCGAGGCCGCCCTGCGCGTGGCCCGGGCCCGGGTGCTGGCCCGGCGCGAGGAGGAGCCGGCGGCAGTCGTGGTCGTCGTCGGCATGGGCCGGCTCGGTGGACGCGAGATGGGCTACGCCAGCGACGCGGACGTCATGTACGTCTACGACCCGCTCCCGGGGGCGACGCCGGAGCTGGCCGGCGAGCAGGCGGCCGACGTCCTGGGCGAGCTGCGCCGGGGCCTCGCCGGCAGCGAGGGCCCCGACCCGGTCCTGGAGCTCGACGCCGACCTGCGTCCCGAGGGCCGCAGCGGTCCGCTCGTGCGCAGCCTCGAGGCCTACCGGGCCTACTACGCGCGCTGGTCGGCCGGCTGGGAGTCCCAGGCGCTGCTGAGGGCCCGGCCCGTCGCCGGGGACGAGGCCCTGGCCGCCGCGTTCACCGAGCTCGTCGAGCCGCTGCGCTGGCCCGAGGACGGGATCAGCGACCACGCCGTGCACGAGATCCGCAGGCTCAAGGCCAGGGTGGAGGCCGAGCGCCTGCCGCGCGGCGCCGATCCGCGCACCCACCTCAAGCTCGGCCGCGGGGGGCTCTCCGACGTCGAGTGGGTGGTCCAGCTCCTCCAGCTGCAGCACGCGCACGCGCTGCCCGCGCTCCAGACCACCAGCACGCTGCAGGCGCTCGCCGGCCTCGTCGACGCGGGCCTGGTGCGGGCGGAGGATGCGACCCAGCTCGAGCACGCGTGGCGTCTGGCCTCCCGGATCCGCGGCGCGGGCGTGGTGTGGCGAGGCCGCGCGGTCGACTCGGTGCCCAGCAGCCTGCGGGACGCCGAGGGTGTCTCCCGGGTGATGGGCCGACCCCCGGGACGCGGGACCGACCTGGCCGAGGAGTGGCGGCGCGCCGGGCGGCACGCGCGGGCGGTCGTCGAGCGGCTCTTCTACGGCGAGGCCGGTGCCCTTCCGACGAGGGCGACGGAGCCGGCGGTCCGGGGCCGGCAACGGCTGCCGGGCCGCGCGGCGGGGTTCCGGCGGGCCGCCACCGGCCCACCGCCGTCGCCGCGACGCTTCCCTCGGCCGCGCCCCGGCGACGGCCCGGCGCGGCCCTCGTAG
- the ppgK gene encoding polyphosphate--glucose phosphotransferase, giving the protein MAAKHILGIDIGGSGIKGAPVDLDKGELAEKRKRIDTPKGAAPGDVVEVVAQIVEHFSGSVAPGSPVGITIPAVVRAGVVESAANIDKGWIGTDADAMFTEALDRPVHVVNDADAAGVAEMHYGAGLDEKGVVLLTTLGTGIGSALFVDGILVPNTELGHLEIDGHDAETRAASSVKTEEDLSWKEWAERLQVYYSTIEKLFSPDLLIVGGGVSKDAEKFLPRLDLRARIVPAQLRNSAGIVGAAWYALDEEG; this is encoded by the coding sequence ATGGCAGCGAAGCACATCCTCGGCATCGACATCGGCGGCAGCGGCATCAAGGGTGCCCCGGTCGACCTCGACAAGGGCGAGCTCGCCGAGAAGCGCAAGCGGATCGACACCCCGAAGGGCGCGGCCCCGGGTGACGTCGTCGAGGTCGTCGCCCAGATCGTGGAGCACTTCTCCGGGAGCGTCGCGCCCGGCTCGCCGGTCGGCATCACCATCCCGGCCGTCGTGCGCGCCGGGGTCGTGGAGTCCGCGGCCAACATCGACAAGGGATGGATCGGCACCGACGCCGACGCGATGTTCACCGAGGCGCTGGACCGGCCGGTGCACGTGGTCAACGACGCGGACGCCGCCGGCGTCGCCGAGATGCACTACGGCGCGGGCCTGGACGAGAAGGGCGTCGTGCTCCTCACCACGCTGGGCACCGGCATCGGCTCGGCCCTCTTCGTCGACGGGATCCTCGTGCCCAACACCGAGCTGGGGCACCTGGAGATCGACGGTCACGACGCGGAGACGCGCGCGGCCAGCAGCGTCAAGACCGAGGAGGACCTCTCCTGGAAGGAGTGGGCCGAGCGCCTGCAGGTCTACTACTCCACGATCGAGAAGCTCTTCTCCCCCGACCTGCTGATCGTGGGCGGCGGCGTGTCCAAGGACGCCGAGAAGTTCCTCCCCCGCCTCGACCTGCGCGCCCGCATCGTGCCGGCGCAGCTGAGGAACAGCGCCGGCATCGTGGGCGCCGCCTGGTACGCGCTGGACGAGGAAGGCTGA